In Flavobacterium cerinum, one genomic interval encodes:
- a CDS encoding S46 family peptidase: MKKIILSLIATILLVPASVRADEGMWFLMFIERLNHRDMQKMGLQLTAEEIYSINNHSLKDAIVQFNGGCTAEMISKDGLVLTNHHCGYDAIAELSTPEANYLKNGFWAANRKAELKPKSLFVRFFVRMDDVSKRILSKVNDKMTEAEREAAINREIALIEKENNEGGKYTVSVRPFFQGNEYYYFVYQDYKDVRLVGTPPENIGKFGGDTDNWEWPRHTGDFSMFRVYADANGNPADYSPNNVPLQPKHHLPVNLGGVKENDFAMILGYPGRTNRWMPAGGIEQNVKFAYPAWVEGSKMGMDKMKTHMDESDAVRLMYASKYASLANYWKNRQGMIDALTKFGTAKTKAAQEAKFDKWANQKQYKDKYGHVVETINKYYALTNEKARHDNYLMTLLRSSSFGTISRTLGRQLDNYAKADEAKRKEMYPGLVEMIDEFYKEAYIPAEKDILAGQLNLYATKAGYTLAPMVEKLGKENNNNFTKYVNNAFDSSVFASPEKVKAFLQNPNSATITNDPLVVLSNDLLNHYNAKSEVISKAQNDFGASFRLLVEGLRESKLAPIKYPDANSTLRLTYGKVRALPADKRNDAKVNNYTTMDGMVKKYKKGDEEFDLPVRLMEMNKVKDYGRYADKDGSMHVNFLTDNDITGGNSGSPVLNGKGELIGLAFDGNIEAMAGDVIFDKNLQRTINVDIRYVLWVIDKFSNAKHIVDEMTIVK, translated from the coding sequence ATGAAAAAAATTATTTTATCCTTAATTGCTACCATACTGCTTGTGCCTGCAAGTGTTAGAGCAGACGAAGGTATGTGGTTTTTGATGTTCATCGAACGTTTGAATCACAGGGATATGCAAAAAATGGGATTGCAGTTAACAGCTGAGGAAATCTACAGTATTAACAACCACAGCTTAAAAGATGCAATCGTACAGTTCAACGGAGGTTGTACTGCTGAAATGATTTCAAAAGACGGATTAGTATTAACAAACCACCACTGTGGTTATGATGCTATCGCAGAATTGTCGACTCCGGAAGCGAACTATCTTAAAAACGGTTTCTGGGCGGCTAACAGAAAAGCGGAATTAAAACCGAAAAGCTTATTCGTGCGTTTCTTTGTTCGTATGGACGATGTGTCAAAACGAATTTTATCAAAAGTAAACGATAAAATGACAGAAGCAGAACGTGAAGCTGCAATCAACAGAGAAATTGCTTTAATTGAAAAAGAAAACAACGAAGGTGGAAAATATACTGTTTCCGTTCGTCCGTTTTTCCAGGGTAATGAGTATTACTACTTCGTATACCAGGATTATAAAGACGTACGTTTAGTAGGTACACCTCCTGAAAATATCGGAAAATTCGGTGGAGATACAGACAACTGGGAATGGCCACGTCATACAGGTGACTTCTCTATGTTCCGTGTATATGCTGATGCAAACGGAAACCCGGCTGACTATTCACCAAACAACGTTCCGTTACAACCAAAACACCACTTACCGGTTAACTTAGGTGGCGTAAAAGAAAATGATTTCGCTATGATCTTAGGATATCCGGGTAGAACAAACCGTTGGATGCCGGCAGGTGGAATCGAGCAAAACGTAAAATTCGCTTACCCGGCATGGGTAGAAGGATCTAAAATGGGTATGGATAAAATGAAAACCCATATGGATGAAAGTGATGCTGTACGTTTAATGTATGCTTCTAAATATGCATCATTGGCTAACTACTGGAAAAACCGTCAGGGTATGATCGACGCGTTAACAAAATTCGGTACTGCTAAAACAAAAGCAGCTCAGGAAGCTAAATTCGACAAATGGGCGAATCAGAAACAATACAAAGATAAGTATGGTCACGTGGTGGAAACCATCAACAAATACTATGCTTTAACAAATGAGAAAGCGCGTCATGACAACTATTTAATGACGTTATTACGTTCAAGTTCTTTCGGAACAATTTCCAGAACATTAGGAAGACAATTGGATAACTACGCGAAAGCTGACGAAGCAAAACGTAAAGAAATGTACCCGGGTCTTGTAGAAATGATCGACGAATTCTACAAAGAAGCTTATATCCCGGCTGAAAAAGATATCTTGGCAGGTCAGTTAAATCTTTATGCTACTAAAGCAGGATATACATTGGCTCCGATGGTTGAAAAATTAGGAAAAGAAAACAATAACAACTTTACAAAATATGTAAATAATGCTTTCGATAGCAGTGTTTTCGCTTCTCCTGAAAAAGTAAAAGCCTTTTTACAAAACCCGAATTCGGCAACTATCACAAACGATCCTTTAGTAGTATTATCTAATGATTTACTAAATCACTACAATGCAAAATCGGAAGTGATCTCTAAAGCACAAAACGATTTCGGAGCTTCTTTCCGTTTATTGGTTGAAGGTCTTCGTGAATCAAAATTAGCTCCGATCAAATATCCGGATGCTAACTCTACATTGCGTTTAACGTACGGAAAAGTTCGCGCTTTACCGGCTGACAAACGTAACGATGCAAAAGTGAATAACTATACTACAATGGACGGTATGGTTAAAAAATACAAAAAAGGTGATGAAGAATTCGACTTACCGGTTCGTTTAATGGAAATGAATAAAGTGAAAGATTACGGTCGTTATGCAGATAAAGACGGTTCTATGCACGTAAACTTCTTAACAGATAACGATATTACAGGTGGTAACTCAGGTTCACCGGTATTAAACGGTAAAGGAGAATTAATCGGTTTGGCATTCGACGGAAACATCGAAGCAATGGCTGGTGACGTTATCTTTGATAAAAACCTACAAAGAACAATCAACGTGGATATCCGTTATGTATTATGGGTAATCGACAAGTTCTCAAATGCAAAACACATTGTAGACGAAATGACAATCGTGAAATAA